The Microlunatus soli genome contains the following window.
GATCCGTCGTTGGCCGGCGACATCTACGCCCTGGCGGCACCGCGGGACACCGACTGCTTCCTGATCGCCTCCAACTCCGGCATCAACGGCTCGGTGGTGGAGATGGCCAGGATCGTTCGTGATCATGGTCATCGGCTGATCGCGATCACCTCCCTGGGCCACAGCCGTCAGGTCGCCTCCCGACACCCCTCGGGCGCGAAGCTGTACGAACTCGCCGACGTGGTGATCGACACCGGCACACCGCTCGGCGACGCCGGGCTGCCGATCGGTGACGCGATCGTCGTCGGCGCCACCTCGTCACTGGTCGGCGTCACCGCGGTCCAGATGATCACCGAAGGCGTCTGCAGGCGGCTGCTCGACCGGGGCCGTACCCCACCGGTCTACCGATCGATGAACGTCCCCGGCAGCGACCAGGCCAACGCCGCCCTGGAAGCCCACTACCGCGGCCGGGTCCGACCGATCGAGCCCTAGTCACCGATCCGGCCGGACTCAGTCGCCGACCTGTTCGACACGGCCGCCGGTGATCGCGATCAGCTCGTCGTAGGTCATCGCGAACAGGGTGTGCGGGGTGCCGCCGGCGGCCCAGAGTTGCGGGTAGTCGGCCAGGGCGATGTCGATCACGGTCGGCAACGGGGCCGGATGGCCGACCGGGGCGACGCCGCCGATCACCTGACCGGTCGCCGCCCGGACCTCCTCGGCCCGGGCCCGGTCGATGGCGCCGTGGCCGAGGGTGGCCGCCAGCGCCGTGGTGTCGACCCGGTGCCGACCGCTGGTCATCACCAGCAGCGGGTTGCGGTTGCCGTCGGCATCGACGCTGACGAAAACCAGGCTGTTGGCGATCGCTCCGACCTCACAGTCCAGCGCCGCGGCAGCCTCGGCGGCGGTCCGGGCCGAGGACGGCAGGGTGATGATCTCGGCGTCCAAGTCGGCCGCCGCCAGAGCCTGCTGGACGGTACGGCTACGTTCGGGCAGCTCCTCGATGGTGCTCATCAGGCTCAGAGCTGCCGGTGTTCGGCGGTCAGCTGCAGGTATTCCTGAGCGTTGGCGATCACCTTGTCCACCTCGGCGTCGGACAGCTCGCGGCGGACCTTTCCTGGCACCCCGGCGACCAGCGATCGGGGCGGGATCACCGTGCCTTCCAGCACGACCGTGCCGGCAGCGACCAGCGAACCGGTGCCGATCTGGGCGCCGTTCAGGATGGTTGCCCCCATCCCGATCAACACGTTGTCGGCGATCGTGCAGCCGTGCACCACCGCCAGGTGGCCGACACTGACGCCGGCGCCGATCAGGCTCGGGTGCCCGGTGTCGGTGTGCACCACGACGTTGTCCTGGAGATTGCTGCCCACACCGAGCCTGACCTCGGCCATGTCGGCCCGGATGACCGCACCGTAGTAGACCGACGATTCCGCCTCCAGGGTGGCGGCACCGATCACGGTGGCGTTCGGCGCGACCCAGGCCTGCGGGTCGATGGTCGGTGCCGTGCCGGCGTACGGCAGGATCAGTGCCGAACCGGCGGCTGAGCGGGATCTCGCATCGTTGGTCGCCATGGCGCCCCATCCTGTCACGCCGCCGGTCGCGTCGATCGTCGGCTGTCGGGCCGGTTGAAAAGTCATCCTGGAGGACGACAGATTGTGTCACCGGCGCCCATTACGCTTGCCGCCATGACCGCCCTGGACCCCTCGACCCCGCCTGAGGCATCCGGTCCGCCTGGGACGTTCGGGCGGACTCGGAGGGTGCCGATGTGGGTCCTGACCGCGGCGTTCGTGGTGTGTTCGATCCTCGATCTGGTCGCTGAGGCGCTGGGGCTGGACGGCGCCGCCTTCTTCCTCCGGTTGCTGGCGATGCCGCTGTTGATCGGTGTGCTGCTGGCCGCCCGACCGGCACTCAGCCGCACGGTCGTGCTGGTTCTCGGTGCGCTGGTGCTGTCCTGGCTCGGTGACACCGCGGGCGGCGCCAGCAACCTGGCCAAGATCGTGCTGTTCCTGGTCGCCCAGTTCTTCTTCATCGCCGCCTTCTGGCCGCACCGGCGACACAGTCTGCTGAGACGTCGGTGGGCGGTGCTGGTCTATGTGGCGTTGGCCGGTGTGATCGCCGTCGCGCTGATCAGCAAGGCCGGCGACCTGGCGGTGCCGATCGCGATCTACGGTCTGAGCCTGGTCACGATGGCCATCCTGGCCACCGGCATCAGCCGGCGTGCCGGTGTCGGCGGGCTGCTGTTCGTGATCAGCGACTCGCTGCTCGGGCTCAGTTGGTTCTACCACCCGGTGTCGGACAACATCCTCGACTTCCTGATCATGCTCACCTACCTGACTGCGCAGGGGCTGCTGGTCTGGGGTGTGATCCGCGCCGATCAGCGGAGACGGTCACTGGGATAGACCGGGCGGGGATCGCTACGATGCGGCGCAATGTCGGCGTCGGATCGGAGTAGTGGATGTCCTTCAACGGCCTCGGGCCCTGGAAGCTGAAGGGCGACGGCAAGAACGTCGGTGCCGATCAGATCGTCGGCCCCGGCGAGCGGCTCAGTTGGCCTCGTACGATCGGGATCGGCGCCCAGCATGTCGTCGCGATGTTCGGTGCCACCTTCCTGGTACCGCTGCTGACCGGCTTCCCGCCCAGCACCACCCTCTTCTTCTCCGGGATCGGGACGATCCTGTTCCTGCTGATCACCGGCAACCGGCTGCCCAGCTATCTGGGATCCTCGTTCGCCTTCATCGCCCCGATCACGGCGCTGACGGCATCCCACGGTCGTTCCGGTGTGCTGGTCGGCATCATCGCCGTCGGACTGCTGCTGGCACTGATCGGCGTCGTCGTCCAACTGACCGGCACCCGGTGGCTGCAGGTGCTGATGCCGCCGGTTGTGGCCGGTGCGATCGTCGCCCTGATCGGCCTCAACCTCGCGTCGGCGGCCAAGGACAACTTCGTCAAGCAGCCGGTGATCGCGGTGATCACCCTGGCCGCCGTGGTGCTCTGCGCCGTCCTGTTCCGCGGTCTGCTCGGCCGGTTGTCGATCTTCATCGGCGTGCTCATCGGCTACATCGCCGCGTTGATCGCCCGAGCGGTCGACTTCCAGGCGGTCCGGGATGCGCCGTGGATCGGGTTGCCCGACTTCACCGCGCCGACCAATCCGTTCACCCATCCGCAGCTGTGGGGGATCCTGCCGGCCTTCCTGCCGCTGGTGCTTGCGCTGGTCGCCGAAAACGTCGGGCACGTCCGCGGTGTCGCCCAGTTGACCGATCCGAGCGTCAACAAGCTGACCGGTCGAGCGCTGATCGCCGACGGTGTGGCAACCGTGATCGCCGGGTCCGGCGGTGGCTCCGGCACCACCACCTACGGGGAGAACATCGGGGTGATGGCGGCCACCCGGGTCTACTCCACGGCTGCCTACTGGGTGGCCGCGATCGTGGCGATCGCGCTCGGACTGTCACCCAAGATCGGCGCCGCGATCAACACCATCCCGGCCGGTGTGCTCGGCGGTGTCACCACAGCGCTGTACGGGCTGATCGGCATCATCGGGGTGAAGATCTGGCTGGACAACAAGGTCGACTTCTCCAAGCCGCAGAATCAGTTCACCGCGGCTATCGCGCTGATCATCGGGATCTCCGACCTGACCTTCCACGCCGGTCAGATCACCCTGGGCGGAATCGCCGTCGGCAGCATTGCCGCGATCGTGGTCTACCACCTGATGAGCCTGGTGGCCCACTGGCGCGGCACATCCAGCGGACCCGCGACCCCGTGACCCGTCAGTTTCTCCCCGACACGCCCGGCGTGTCGGGGAGAAACTGACGGGTCAGCGGGTTGGGCGGGCGGCGCGGCCGTGCAGCCAGCGGGCGGCGATCACGCCGCCGATGGCACCGCCGAGGTGAGCCTGCCAGGAGACACCCGCCTCGGTCGGCAGCACACCCCAGATCATCCCGCCGTAGAGCAGCAGTACCGCGACACCGATGATGATCTGGATCGGGCGACGGTCGAACGCGCCGCGCGCGATCAGGTAGGTCAGCCAGCCCATGATCAGGCCGCTG
Protein-coding sequences here:
- a CDS encoding sugar isomerase domain-containing protein encodes the protein MEPTLERDPSLAGDIYALAAPRDTDCFLIASNSGINGSVVEMARIVRDHGHRLIAITSLGHSRQVASRHPSGAKLYELADVVIDTGTPLGDAGLPIGDAIVVGATSSLVGVTAVQMITEGVCRRLLDRGRTPPVYRSMNVPGSDQANAALEAHYRGRVRPIEP
- a CDS encoding YbaK/EbsC family protein, which translates into the protein MSTIEELPERSRTVQQALAAADLDAEIITLPSSARTAAEAAAALDCEVGAIANSLVFVSVDADGNRNPLLVMTSGRHRVDTTALAATLGHGAIDRARAEEVRAATGQVIGGVAPVGHPAPLPTVIDIALADYPQLWAAGGTPHTLFAMTYDELIAITGGRVEQVGD
- a CDS encoding gamma carbonic anhydrase family protein yields the protein MATNDARSRSAAGSALILPYAGTAPTIDPQAWVAPNATVIGAATLEAESSVYYGAVIRADMAEVRLGVGSNLQDNVVVHTDTGHPSLIGAGVSVGHLAVVHGCTIADNVLIGMGATILNGAQIGTGSLVAAGTVVLEGTVIPPRSLVAGVPGKVRRELSDAEVDKVIANAQEYLQLTAEHRQL
- a CDS encoding lysoplasmalogenase family protein, which encodes MWVLTAAFVVCSILDLVAEALGLDGAAFFLRLLAMPLLIGVLLAARPALSRTVVLVLGALVLSWLGDTAGGASNLAKIVLFLVAQFFFIAAFWPHRRHSLLRRRWAVLVYVALAGVIAVALISKAGDLAVPIAIYGLSLVTMAILATGISRRAGVGGLLFVISDSLLGLSWFYHPVSDNILDFLIMLTYLTAQGLLVWGVIRADQRRRSLG
- a CDS encoding uracil-xanthine permease family protein, with product MSFNGLGPWKLKGDGKNVGADQIVGPGERLSWPRTIGIGAQHVVAMFGATFLVPLLTGFPPSTTLFFSGIGTILFLLITGNRLPSYLGSSFAFIAPITALTASHGRSGVLVGIIAVGLLLALIGVVVQLTGTRWLQVLMPPVVAGAIVALIGLNLASAAKDNFVKQPVIAVITLAAVVLCAVLFRGLLGRLSIFIGVLIGYIAALIARAVDFQAVRDAPWIGLPDFTAPTNPFTHPQLWGILPAFLPLVLALVAENVGHVRGVAQLTDPSVNKLTGRALIADGVATVIAGSGGGSGTTTYGENIGVMAATRVYSTAAYWVAAIVAIALGLSPKIGAAINTIPAGVLGGVTTALYGLIGIIGVKIWLDNKVDFSKPQNQFTAAIALIIGISDLTFHAGQITLGGIAVGSIAAIVVYHLMSLVAHWRGTSSGPATP